A stretch of the Chelonia mydas isolate rCheMyd1 chromosome 5, rCheMyd1.pri.v2, whole genome shotgun sequence genome encodes the following:
- the ANKRD34B gene encoding ankyrin repeat domain-containing protein 34B, with product MMDETVEVSIDGNSLIKAVYQSRLRLTRLLLEGGAYVNESNDRGETPLMIACKTQHVDQQSVSKAKMVKYLLENKADPNIQDKSGKTALMHACLEKAGHEVVSLLLKNGADLSLQDHTGYSALVYAVNSEDRETLKVLLNACKARGKEVIIITTDKSPSGRQTTKQYLNVPPTDIEECHSPTACTSPSEIELKTSPLSNSCETEKTLFSFKEPDQPGSMENISEPVSPTRKPNLTHVGPKLAQVQRLHSESWIKSSLFHQNKISSLQEELQDITPEEELSLKVNGLALSKRYITRHQSIDVKDPAHLLKIFDETGSKRLSYEEINSQSPYPERNHSQSEIPVDQDSDSVQMRFVSTLRSIIQKRRLGANHYSSDSQLTTSLSPATTEDSKSLLGKKKILSPSPSLLSSSRELLENMPPGPLNRRNHAVLERRGSGALSLDHIAQTRPGFLPPLNVNPHPPIPDISFSNKISGIVSLGQKTLIPTAPAFPKEFKSNKMLVRRQSLQTEQIKQLVNF from the coding sequence ATGATGGATGAAACAGTAGAGGTATCAATTGATGGTAACTCCCTTATAAAAGCTGTCTATCAAAGCAGACTTCGCCTCACAAGACTGTTGTTAGAAGGTGGAGCATACGTTAATGAGAGTAACGACCGAGGTGAAACACCTTTAATGATTGCTTGTAAGACACAGCATGTGGACCAGCAGAGTGTTAGCAAAGCAAAAATGGTTAAATATTTGCTGGAAAATAAGGCAGATCCAAATATACAGGACAAATCTGGAAAGACAGCCTTGATGCACGCATGCTTGGAAAAGGCTGGCCATGAAGTGGTTTCTTTGTTGCTGAAAAATGGAGCTGACCTAAGTCTGCAAGACCATACTGGTTACTCTGCACTTGTTTATGCAGTAAACTCTGAAGACCGAGAGACCCTGAAAGTTCTCCTAAATGCTTGTAAAGCAAGAGGAAAAGAAGTAATCATCATTACAACAGACAAGTCTCCATCtggaaggcagacaactaaacaGTACTTAAATGTGCCTCCTACTGACATTGAGGAATGCCATTCTCCAACTGCCTGCACTTCCCCATCAGAAATAGAACTTAAAACATCTCCACTTTCAAATTCATGTGAAACAGAAAAAACTCTTTTTAGCTTTAAAGAACCAGATCAGCCTGGAAGCATGGAAAATATATCTGAGCCAGTCTCTCCTACTAGAAAACCAAATTTAACACATGTAGGACCCAAGCTGGCACAAGTGCAGCGTCTGCATTCTGAGTCTTGGATAAAAAGCTCTCTGTTCCATCAGAATAAAATTTCCTCTTTACAAGAAGAACTTCAGGATATAACTCCAGAGGAAGAACTGTCTCTGAAAGTCAATGGACTAGCCTTATCTAAGAGATATATTACTAGACACCAAAGCATTGATGTAAAAGACCCTGCTCATTTGTTGAAAATCTTTGATGAAACTGGCTCAAAAAGGTTGTCATATGAGGAGATAAATTCTCAGTCACCTTATCCTGAGAGAAACCATAGCCAGAGTGAAATTCCTGTAGATCAGGATTCAGATTCAGTCCAAATGAGATTTGTTTCAACCCTGAGAAGTATTATTCAAAAAAGACGTTTAGGGGCAAATCACTACAGCTCTGATTCTCAACTAACTACTAGTCTGAGTCCTGCTACCACAGAAGATAGCAAATCACTTCTAGGAAAGAAAAagattctctctccttctccctccttgTTATCAAGTTCCAGAGAATTGCTAGAGAACATGCCTCCTGGTCCACTGAACAGGAGAAACCATGCTGTTTTAGAGAGACGAGGGTCAGGAGCCCTCTCTTTAGATCATATTGCCCAAACTAGGCCAGGTTTCCTTCCACCTTTAAATGTGAATCCTCATCCTCCAATTCCAGATATTAGTTTTAGCAACAAGATTTCTGGAATTGTTTCTTTGGGACAAAAAACCCTAATTCCAACAGCACCTGCATTTCCCAAGGAGTTCAAAAGTAACAAAATGTTGGTAAGGAGGCAGTCATTACAAACTGAACAGATTAAGCAACTCGTGAATTTTTAA